The following are encoded together in the Brassica napus cultivar Da-Ae chromosome A9, Da-Ae, whole genome shotgun sequence genome:
- the LOC125577689 gene encoding WAT1-related protein At3g30340-like, giving the protein MVKLDGKLWKAVIMMSIINIALSGVNVMFKKMLNQGVNRMVAATYRLAAGTLFLTPLAIFLERHNRPKLTGSILCSLFLSALLGTSLVQYFFLIGLQYTSSTFALAFSNMVPSITFAMALVFRQETLNIKNNIGRAKVLGTMICICGALVLTLYKGGSLTPQNAQAETQTSNSPTTAVTQKWAMGSVMLIISILIWSSWFIVQAKICRKYPCQYTSTAILSFFGVIQSALLSLISERSISMWVVKEKFQVLALLYSVSNNITFKILIN; this is encoded by the exons ATGGTGAAGTTGGATGGGAAATTGTGGAAAGCTGTGATTATGATGTCAATTATAAACATTGCGCTAAGCGGTGTAAACGTTATGTTCAAGAAGATGCTTAATCAAGGAGTTAACCGTATGGTTGCGGCCACTTACCGACTTGCCGCAGGAACTCTGTTCTTGACACCATTAGCTATTTTCTTAGAAAG acATAACAGGCCAAAACTCACTGGTAGTATCTTGTGTTCCCTTTTCTTAAGCGCTCTCCTGGG GACAAGTTTGGTGCAATACTTCTTTCTAATTGGACTACAATATACGTCTTCCACTTTCGCCTTAGCGTTTAGCAACATGGTTCCTTCGATCACTTTTGCTATGGCTCTCGTCTTTAG GCAAGAGACGTTGAACATCAAGAACAACATAGGAAGAGCCAAAGTGTTAGGCACAATGATATGCATCTGTGGAGCTTTGGTACTTACGCTTTATAAAGGAGGCTCATTAACTCCACAAAACGCTCAAGCAGAAACACAAACGTCAAATAGTCCAACTACTGCGGTAACGCAAAAATGGGCCATGGGTTCGGTCATGCTGATCATATCAATCTTAATATGGTCATCGTGGTTCATTGTTCAAGCCAAAATATGCCGGAAGTATCCATGTCAATACACAAGCACCGCGatcctctctttttttggtGTGATCCAATCTGCTTTGTTGAGTTTGATCTCGGAGAGGAGCATATCCATGTGGGTCGTTAAAGAGAAGTTCCAAGTTTTAGCTTTACTTTATTCGGTAAgtaataatattacatttaagattcttataaattaa